Proteins from a genomic interval of candidate division KSB1 bacterium:
- a CDS encoding TonB-dependent receptor, whose product MTWNHCHKICFLLLTMLPLLFGQTTGKIAGVVLDQQTNDPLPGANIVVVGTSMGAAAAADGSFFIINVSPGLYTLRIQMMGYETLVLNEVRVSVNRTYEVVAKLKPTVIEGAEVVVTADKIQVKKDQTSSVRNVSSEEMALLPVEGLGQVINLQAGVVNGHFRGGRNTEVTYMIDGMQVDNSFWGTSGAVSVEKEAVQDLEVITGTFNAEYGRAMSGVVNVVTKDGGNSFHGSLSGALANYYTAHTDVFPGLGSSFDLNLSQDYKVQLEGPIIRDRLSFFLNYRHQNLNGYLNGIHRFNPWDYNDFPSENPADWHIEHTGTGEYVSMDHDRYDNFSGKLTFKPGRNLKLAAMYTYNDGSNKNYNHYWKYNPLPLRTYYNTSHYVSLSLNHMIRPSLFYDLKLGFLQNINQSYLYKDPIDPRYVHPMYRGTNTTGFATGGNDDPGKSRDTFEDTNIKLDVYWQANKNHSFKTGFLYTDHKIDRYRVDVRNIYSGLSMENDRVQDRETGKISFPFYQLEIMPITNKTMDVYTVYPNEFSAYLQDKMEFNEMVINLGVRYDYFNSNQVYPSDRRNPANQLILPDSMMSTYPKAPPQTQTSPRFGLAYRLSDQAVLHISYGHFFQMPPMYALYANNIFRVPVNDYGITMGNALLKPQKTIQYEIGIWQELIKGMGLELALYYRDIYDLLSTAIISTYNQIEYGLYTNKDYGNARGLEVKWDYAYGKFFTAINYTLAYTRGNADNPTHTFTRAGNSMDPIARLIPMSWDQRHTFNLTARWTEKSWSASLIGYYNSGTPYTYSPIEISPLSLINLYENNAYKPSGYSFDLALYYNIPLFKQVKGQLQLNVYNLFDRKNAVWVYGDTGQPYTTIIFDSDRTNHRSDFNTFEDRVQNPSCFSAPRQIKLGFGIIF is encoded by the coding sequence ATGACCTGGAACCATTGCCACAAGATCTGCTTTTTGTTGCTTACGATGCTTCCGCTGCTTTTCGGACAAACGACCGGCAAAATAGCGGGCGTTGTTCTCGATCAGCAGACCAACGATCCGTTGCCAGGCGCTAATATTGTTGTTGTCGGCACCTCGATGGGCGCGGCGGCGGCAGCAGACGGCTCGTTCTTTATCATCAACGTCTCGCCCGGCCTTTACACTCTGCGCATTCAGATGATGGGCTACGAAACCCTGGTGCTGAATGAGGTTCGCGTATCGGTCAACCGCACCTATGAAGTGGTCGCCAAACTCAAGCCGACGGTTATCGAAGGCGCCGAAGTGGTCGTGACGGCAGACAAAATTCAAGTGAAAAAAGACCAGACCAGCTCGGTCCGCAATGTTTCCTCGGAAGAGATGGCGCTGTTGCCGGTGGAAGGATTGGGACAAGTGATCAACCTGCAGGCAGGCGTCGTCAACGGCCATTTCCGCGGCGGCCGCAACACCGAAGTGACCTACATGATCGACGGCATGCAGGTGGACAACAGTTTTTGGGGCACTTCCGGCGCGGTCAGCGTAGAAAAAGAGGCGGTTCAAGACCTCGAAGTGATTACCGGAACCTTCAACGCCGAATACGGCCGGGCGATGAGCGGTGTGGTGAATGTCGTCACCAAGGACGGCGGTAATTCGTTTCACGGTTCCCTATCCGGCGCACTGGCCAATTATTATACCGCTCACACGGATGTCTTTCCGGGATTGGGCAGCTCCTTTGATCTCAACCTCAGTCAGGATTATAAAGTACAATTGGAAGGTCCCATTATCCGCGACCGTCTGAGCTTTTTCCTCAACTATCGGCATCAAAACCTCAACGGCTACCTTAACGGCATTCATCGTTTCAACCCGTGGGACTATAACGACTTTCCCAGCGAAAATCCGGCTGATTGGCATATCGAACACACCGGTACCGGCGAGTACGTTTCCATGGATCACGACCGCTACGATAATTTTAGCGGCAAGCTCACCTTCAAACCCGGCCGCAACCTAAAACTCGCCGCCATGTATACCTACAACGACGGCAGCAACAAGAATTACAATCACTATTGGAAATACAATCCGTTGCCCCTTAGAACGTATTACAACACCTCGCATTATGTTTCGTTGTCGCTCAACCACATGATTCGGCCTTCGCTGTTTTACGACCTTAAATTGGGCTTTCTGCAAAACATCAATCAAAGCTATCTCTATAAAGATCCGATCGATCCGCGCTATGTACATCCCATGTATCGCGGCACGAATACCACCGGCTTTGCTACGGGCGGCAACGATGACCCCGGCAAAAGTCGCGACACCTTTGAAGATACAAACATAAAGCTGGATGTCTATTGGCAGGCGAACAAGAATCACAGCTTCAAGACCGGCTTTCTCTATACCGATCACAAGATCGACCGCTATCGTGTCGATGTCCGTAATATTTATTCCGGTTTGTCAATGGAGAATGATCGGGTCCAGGATCGGGAGACCGGCAAGATTTCCTTCCCCTTTTATCAATTGGAAATCATGCCGATCACCAACAAAACGATGGACGTCTATACCGTTTACCCGAACGAGTTTTCGGCGTATCTCCAGGACAAGATGGAATTCAACGAAATGGTCATCAATCTGGGCGTGCGCTATGACTATTTCAATTCGAATCAGGTCTATCCTTCGGATCGCCGCAATCCGGCGAACCAATTGATCCTGCCGGACAGCATGATGTCGACTTATCCGAAAGCGCCGCCGCAGACGCAGACCAGCCCGCGCTTCGGCCTTGCCTACCGGTTGAGCGACCAGGCGGTTCTTCACATCAGCTACGGTCACTTTTTTCAAATGCCGCCGATGTACGCCCTTTATGCCAACAACATTTTCCGTGTGCCGGTCAACGATTACGGCATTACCATGGGAAACGCTCTGCTCAAACCGCAAAAAACCATTCAATACGAAATCGGCATCTGGCAGGAATTGATCAAAGGCATGGGGTTGGAACTGGCGCTGTACTACCGCGACATTTATGATCTGCTGAGCACCGCCATCATCTCCACTTACAACCAGATCGAGTACGGTCTGTACACCAACAAGGACTATGGCAATGCCCGCGGGTTGGAAGTCAAGTGGGACTATGCTTACGGAAAATTTTTCACCGCCATCAACTACACTCTGGCCTATACCCGCGGTAATGCCGACAATCCGACGCACACCTTTACGCGCGCCGGCAACAGTATGGATCCGATCGCCCGCCTTATTCCCATGTCCTGGGATCAGCGGCATACTTTTAACCTGACCGCGCGCTGGACCGAAAAGTCCTGGAGCGCTTCTCTGATCGGCTATTACAATTCCGGAACTCCCTACACCTATTCCCCAATCGAAATCAGTCCGCTGTCCCTCATCAATCTTTACGAAAACAACGCCTACAAGCCTTCGGGTTATAGTTTCGACCTGGCTTTGTATTACAACATTCCGCTTTTCAAGCAGGTCAAGGGACAACTGCAGCTCAATGTCTATAATCTTTTCGATCGCAAAAATGCCGTTTGGGTTTACGGCGACACAGGCCAGCCTTACACAACGATCATTTTCGATTCAGACCGAACCAACCACCGCAGCGATTTCAACACCTTCGAGGATCGCGTGCAAAATCCTTCCTGCTTTTCAGCGCCGCGGCAGATCAAATTGGGTTTCGGCATAATTTTTTAG
- a CDS encoding Na+:solute symporter, whose product MHLHAIDLGIIALYLAATIFIGFYISKRASRGLDSYFLGDRGMPWYILGVSNASGMFDITGTMWLVYILFVYGLKSVFLPWVWPVFNQIFLMVYLSAWLRRSNVMTGAEWITLRFGKGKGATLSHLSVVAFALISVVGFLAYDFKGIGKFATQFLPWDLTNVIPGISSANMYAFIFMGITALYVISGGMFSVVFTEVLQFLIMTVASIAVGVIAMAKVSPQMLERVLPAGWKNIFFGMHLDLDWTGILNSANSKIASDGYSLFGFVFMMLIFKGFLVSMAGPAPNYDMQRILATRSPKEASMMSWFVNIVLFIPRYMMIAGVTVLALGYFLPELRAMGENVDFEMVLPYAVSRFIPIGLLGLLLAGLISAFMSTFAATVNAAPAYIVNDIYKRYINPTADDKRLVFLSKAASLAVVVVGMGFGLIVESINSVTLMIVNALWGGYAAANVLKWYWWRFNGYGYFWGMVSGILTAAIFYAFDPNMAPIKSLSIFPAILAVSMFFCVIASLLSKPDPDEVLKEFYRRVRPWGFWKPIHDKVVAEHPEFKKNTNFGRDWVNIFVGIIWQTSLVAFPIFLIIREWSSLIITILVIALTSFALKKNWYDKLEED is encoded by the coding sequence ATGCATCTGCACGCAATCGACCTCGGAATTATTGCACTTTATCTGGCTGCCACGATTTTCATCGGCTTTTACATCTCGAAACGAGCCTCGCGCGGCCTCGATTCCTATTTTTTAGGAGACCGCGGCATGCCGTGGTATATTCTTGGTGTGTCGAACGCTTCGGGAATGTTCGACATTACCGGCACGATGTGGCTGGTTTATATTTTGTTCGTCTACGGCCTCAAAAGCGTCTTTCTACCCTGGGTTTGGCCGGTTTTCAACCAAATCTTTCTCATGGTCTATTTGTCGGCCTGGCTGCGGCGCTCGAACGTCATGACCGGCGCCGAATGGATTACGCTCCGTTTCGGGAAGGGTAAGGGCGCGACGCTCTCCCATCTCAGCGTTGTGGCTTTTGCGCTGATCAGCGTGGTCGGTTTCCTCGCCTATGATTTCAAGGGCATCGGCAAGTTTGCAACCCAATTTCTGCCGTGGGACTTGACCAACGTCATCCCGGGAATCTCTTCAGCCAACATGTATGCCTTTATCTTTATGGGCATCACGGCGCTTTACGTCATTTCCGGCGGCATGTTCAGCGTGGTATTTACAGAAGTGCTGCAGTTCTTGATCATGACCGTTGCCTCGATTGCCGTCGGCGTGATCGCCATGGCCAAAGTTTCACCACAAATGCTGGAGAGAGTCTTGCCTGCAGGCTGGAAAAACATCTTTTTCGGCATGCATTTGGATCTGGACTGGACGGGCATCCTCAATTCCGCCAACAGCAAAATTGCCTCGGACGGCTATTCGCTTTTCGGCTTTGTCTTTATGATGCTGATCTTTAAGGGCTTCCTGGTGAGTATGGCGGGCCCGGCACCCAATTACGACATGCAACGCATCCTCGCCACACGTTCGCCGAAAGAAGCGAGCATGATGAGCTGGTTCGTCAACATCGTTCTGTTTATTCCGCGCTATATGATGATTGCCGGTGTGACCGTTCTGGCATTAGGCTATTTCCTGCCGGAGCTGCGCGCCATGGGGGAGAACGTCGATTTCGAAATGGTGCTGCCTTATGCCGTGAGCCGGTTCATCCCCATCGGCCTGCTCGGTCTGCTGTTGGCGGGTCTGATTTCCGCCTTTATGTCCACTTTTGCCGCTACGGTCAATGCGGCGCCCGCTTATATCGTCAACGACATCTATAAGCGCTACATCAACCCGACGGCGGACGACAAACGTCTGGTCTTCCTGAGCAAAGCGGCATCGCTGGCTGTGGTCGTCGTCGGCATGGGGTTCGGCCTTATCGTCGAATCGATCAATTCGGTGACTTTGATGATCGTGAATGCTCTATGGGGCGGATACGCCGCCGCCAATGTCCTGAAATGGTACTGGTGGCGATTCAACGGTTACGGCTATTTCTGGGGCATGGTCTCGGGCATTCTGACTGCAGCAATTTTTTACGCCTTCGACCCTAATATGGCGCCGATAAAGTCTCTGAGCATTTTTCCGGCAATTCTTGCCGTTTCCATGTTCTTTTGCGTCATCGCCAGTCTGCTGAGCAAACCCGACCCCGATGAGGTTCTAAAAGAATTCTATCGCCGCGTCCGTCCCTGGGGATTCTGGAAACCCATACATGACAAAGTCGTCGCCGAACACCCGGAATTCAAAAAGAACACCAATTTCGGGCGCGATTGGGTCAATATCTTTGTCGGTATCATCTGGCAAACCTCACTCGTTGCCTTTCCGATCTTTCTCATCATCCGTGAATGGTCCTCTCTCATCATTACGATCCTTGTGATTGCCCTGACCAGTTTTGCCCTCAAAAAGAACTGGTACGATAAACTCGAAGAGGATTGA
- a CDS encoding T9SS type A sorting domain-containing protein has product MMRTIWAVLFAWPFIALGSANLIVNPSFEDGATGWTLLNASIEPGDMIHGSYLCAIHAGGEGSVSQTAAVTVGKSYVALAWIKMGTWGEAGWLEVKYGEFDIHFQEITPGQWHLYAVPFWARQDQVTITFRVASSTRGAFCDMFCLAEYEELLQDGSFEMGGSDLWKWNAWNWGANISDWEAHTGLYAMKAEASSGGGFGYYPDIFAPGEIIIAAAWIRTGENSLWYPGFRDHTGWTNLGWWAVRKEKHVTEINIEYSDVSWNQYVIPYKIPLNGFNPEILWWQQNGESESYCDDLMLFRSPYKDSEIPWKFIMNDPEGIWNIWPNPDDPTWPLTPAVSVEKMQDALPQCFVLRQNYPNPFNPETRIPFSLMRAGRVRLSVYNAKGALAARLVDSYLSAGEYEIKFHANSLPAGVYFYQLEGEGETQVKKMVLVE; this is encoded by the coding sequence ATGATGCGAACTATATGGGCGGTATTGTTTGCGTGGCCGTTCATTGCCCTCGGCTCTGCAAATCTGATTGTCAACCCGAGCTTTGAAGACGGCGCAACCGGCTGGACATTACTTAACGCCTCGATTGAACCTGGGGACATGATTCACGGATCTTACCTTTGCGCAATTCATGCGGGCGGAGAGGGAAGCGTTTCGCAGACTGCAGCGGTGACCGTAGGCAAGAGTTACGTGGCTTTAGCTTGGATCAAAATGGGCACATGGGGAGAAGCCGGTTGGCTGGAAGTAAAATATGGCGAATTTGACATTCACTTTCAGGAAATTACTCCCGGACAATGGCATCTCTATGCTGTTCCTTTTTGGGCTAGACAGGATCAGGTTACGATTACTTTTCGCGTGGCGTCCAGTACGCGGGGCGCTTTTTGCGACATGTTCTGCCTTGCCGAGTACGAAGAGCTTTTGCAGGACGGCTCTTTTGAAATGGGCGGGAGCGATTTATGGAAGTGGAACGCCTGGAACTGGGGTGCGAACATTTCCGATTGGGAAGCGCATACCGGTTTGTATGCCATGAAAGCCGAAGCAAGCAGCGGCGGCGGTTTCGGTTATTATCCCGATATTTTTGCCCCCGGAGAAATAATTATTGCCGCTGCCTGGATCCGCACCGGTGAAAATTCGCTCTGGTACCCCGGTTTTCGCGATCATACGGGTTGGACAAACCTGGGCTGGTGGGCCGTGCGCAAGGAAAAACATGTTACAGAGATCAACATCGAATACTCGGACGTCAGCTGGAATCAGTATGTCATACCCTACAAAATTCCGCTAAACGGTTTCAATCCCGAAATTCTTTGGTGGCAACAGAACGGCGAATCGGAAAGCTATTGCGACGATTTGATGTTGTTCCGCAGCCCTTACAAAGACTCGGAAATCCCTTGGAAATTCATCATGAATGACCCCGAGGGCATCTGGAACATTTGGCCGAATCCGGACGATCCAACCTGGCCTTTGACACCCGCCGTGTCCGTAGAAAAAATGCAGGACGCATTGCCGCAATGTTTTGTGTTGCGTCAGAACTACCCGAATCCCTTTAATCCGGAAACGCGTATACCCTTTTCGCTGATGCGGGCTGGTCGCGTGAGATTGTCCGTATACAACGCCAAGGGCGCATTGGCGGCGCGGCTGGTCGACAGCTATTTATCGGCCGGTGAGTACGAAATCAAGTTCCACGCGAATTCTTTGCCTGCCGGCGTTTACTTTTATCAGCTCGAGGGGGAAGGGGAAACGCAGGTGAAAAAGATGGTGTTGGTAGAATAG
- a CDS encoding HU family DNA-binding protein, translated as MTKADIVERIAEGVGLTKLETQAVIDGFLAIVKYALQKHQRVDLRGFGNFVVVQRKARVARNPGTNEEVRVPPRYAVVFKPSQELKELINKEDDTIG; from the coding sequence ATGACAAAGGCGGACATTGTCGAAAGAATCGCAGAAGGTGTAGGACTTACCAAGCTTGAAACCCAGGCGGTTATCGACGGTTTTTTAGCCATCGTTAAATATGCTTTGCAAAAACATCAGCGCGTCGATCTGCGCGGCTTTGGTAATTTCGTCGTGGTCCAGCGCAAAGCGCGCGTTGCCCGCAATCCCGGCACAAATGAAGAGGTCCGGGTGCCGCCGCGATATGCTGTCGTTTTCAAGCCTTCCCAGGAGTTGAAAGAGCTCATCAACAAAGAGGACGATACAATAGGATAA
- a CDS encoding glycosyltransferase family 4 protein: MKPIVLHVAPMPPQLGGMEAFAGHLMPALARYVDVIVLDIAKPLLFAQPNYRVHVGYTLFKRPWRHTLLSYAYSAGAFKKFLLLLRYRGIDLIHIHTASYTSFWEKCLYILAARLAGKPVVLHVHGALFDQFYDSSPPIVRSIIRLFLAQCRSVIVLGEKWRRFFQKVVSEQKLTVIENGIALPAALKRAPHAGPLVFLHLGEISERKGISDLLRAFSLVKEQRSDFILRLVGGGQLGAAAQLVETLGLGANVEILGPKVGDEKWEMLFRSDVFVLASHAEGMPIALIEALAAGLPIIAAKAGSVPEMIQDGRNGFLIEPGDFRGLATTALTLLSSPILCESMGRENRSLAERRFDIRICAEKMARLYRHLLSN; this comes from the coding sequence ATGAAGCCCATTGTACTCCACGTTGCGCCCATGCCGCCGCAGCTCGGCGGCATGGAAGCTTTTGCCGGCCATCTGATGCCTGCGCTGGCCCGTTATGTCGATGTCATTGTCCTCGATATTGCTAAACCGTTATTGTTTGCGCAGCCCAACTACCGAGTCCATGTCGGGTATACGCTTTTTAAAAGACCCTGGCGCCACACTTTGCTGAGCTACGCCTACTCTGCCGGTGCGTTCAAAAAATTCCTTCTTTTATTGCGTTATCGCGGGATTGACCTCATTCATATTCATACAGCCTCTTACACTTCGTTTTGGGAAAAATGTCTTTACATTCTTGCGGCGCGGTTGGCGGGTAAACCTGTCGTGCTGCACGTTCATGGAGCGCTGTTTGACCAGTTTTATGATTCCAGCCCCCCCATTGTGCGGTCGATCATTCGCCTTTTTCTGGCTCAGTGCCGGTCGGTTATTGTCTTGGGCGAAAAATGGCGGCGGTTTTTTCAAAAGGTCGTCTCGGAGCAAAAACTCACGGTTATCGAAAACGGCATAGCCCTGCCTGCAGCGCTCAAGCGTGCGCCGCACGCCGGTCCGCTCGTTTTCCTTCATTTGGGCGAGATCAGCGAGCGCAAAGGCATCAGTGATTTGTTGCGCGCCTTTTCTTTGGTCAAAGAACAGAGAAGCGATTTCATTCTGCGACTCGTCGGCGGCGGGCAGCTCGGAGCTGCTGCACAGCTTGTCGAGACTCTTGGGTTAGGGGCAAATGTAGAGATCCTTGGGCCGAAAGTCGGCGACGAAAAGTGGGAAATGCTTTTTCGCTCCGATGTCTTTGTCTTGGCATCCCATGCCGAAGGCATGCCGATCGCCCTCATAGAAGCCCTTGCGGCGGGCTTGCCGATTATTGCCGCCAAAGCGGGAAGCGTTCCGGAAATGATCCAGGATGGACGAAACGGTTTTCTTATCGAACCAGGGGATTTTCGCGGCTTGGCCACGACTGCCTTGACCTTATTATCTAGCCCCATTCTTTGTGAATCGATGGGGCGTGAGAACCGGTCTTTGGCCGAGAGAAGGTTCGACATACGCATCTGTGCCGAAAAAATGGCGCGGCTCTATCGACATCTTTTGTCAAACTAG
- the sppA gene encoding signal peptide peptidase SppA → MAAKQDKYILTAILLIFGVGGLLLLLAVNSSSLHDGGAKIGIVEIKGTIFNSEPIVKQLETFRKDSSIKAVVVRIESPGGGIAASQEIYEHVRRVRDSGKPVIASMGSVAASGGYYVALGADSIMANPGTTTGSIGVIAEFPNVDKLMDKLGIEMTVVKSGRFKDTGSPFRQPTEQEIRYLQQWIDDGYAQFLEVVAKERNLPEDQVRELADGRIYSGRQALALGLIDTLGTYRDAVALAAKAAGVKGEPKPVRLQKKKMTLVELILGQDVRERLVERLAPQMLYLLQ, encoded by the coding sequence ATGGCTGCCAAGCAGGACAAATATATTTTGACAGCGATTCTTTTGATTTTCGGTGTCGGCGGTCTTTTGCTGCTGCTTGCAGTCAATAGTTCCTCTTTGCACGACGGCGGCGCCAAAATAGGAATTGTAGAGATCAAGGGAACGATTTTTAATTCCGAGCCGATCGTTAAGCAGCTGGAAACTTTTCGCAAAGACAGCTCGATCAAGGCCGTCGTCGTCCGCATCGAGAGCCCGGGAGGAGGCATCGCCGCTTCCCAGGAGATTTATGAACATGTGCGACGTGTGCGGGATTCCGGCAAACCCGTCATTGCCTCCATGGGCAGCGTTGCGGCATCCGGAGGCTATTATGTCGCGTTGGGGGCTGATTCGATTATGGCAAATCCCGGAACGACAACCGGAAGCATAGGAGTGATCGCCGAATTTCCCAATGTCGATAAACTCATGGACAAACTCGGCATCGAAATGACGGTCGTCAAAAGCGGCCGGTTCAAGGATACGGGATCGCCGTTTCGGCAGCCGACGGAACAAGAGATTCGATATTTGCAGCAATGGATCGATGACGGCTATGCCCAATTCCTCGAAGTCGTCGCTAAAGAAAGAAATCTCCCCGAAGATCAAGTGCGGGAGCTGGCCGACGGACGCATCTACAGCGGTAGACAGGCATTGGCTTTGGGTTTGATCGATACTTTGGGAACCTATCGAGATGCCGTCGCTTTGGCGGCAAAAGCCGCGGGCGTAAAGGGAGAACCCAAGCCGGTTCGTCTGCAGAAAAAGAAAATGACGCTGGTCGAACTGATCCTGGGTCAAGATGTACGTGAAAGATTGGTCGAACGGCTTGCGCCGCAGATGCTTTATCTACTCCAATAA
- a CDS encoding HAD family phosphatase, translating to MFDNDGVLVDTEKLFFEANRAALAEIGVELKLKDFCEISLRQGKSCLETALKGQAEEGFLSTLRVRRDALYEQLLMAETAERQGIREVLENLRGRCRFGVVTNAKRRHFEIMHARTSLLPYFSFVLTLEDFRFRKPHPDPYLTALRLYSLQPSETLSVEDSERGVRSAAAAGLRCIAAPTDLTRDGDFLAFQRIEDLSQLIEIVQNL from the coding sequence ATCTTTGACAACGACGGCGTTCTGGTCGATACCGAAAAGCTTTTTTTCGAGGCCAATCGTGCCGCCCTTGCTGAGATAGGCGTTGAGCTGAAGCTCAAAGATTTTTGCGAGATTTCGTTACGTCAGGGGAAAAGTTGTCTCGAAACGGCGTTAAAGGGGCAGGCAGAGGAAGGATTTCTTTCGACGCTGCGGGTGCGCCGAGACGCGCTGTATGAGCAACTGCTGATGGCCGAAACGGCCGAACGGCAAGGGATTCGGGAAGTACTCGAAAATCTGCGAGGCCGTTGCCGTTTCGGCGTCGTTACCAATGCAAAACGAAGGCATTTCGAGATCATGCATGCCCGCACAAGCCTGCTGCCCTATTTCAGCTTTGTGCTGACGCTCGAAGATTTTCGTTTTCGCAAGCCGCATCCGGATCCGTATTTGACGGCTCTTCGATTATACAGTTTGCAGCCCTCGGAGACTTTGTCCGTCGAAGACAGTGAGCGAGGCGTGCGTTCAGCTGCTGCCGCCGGTTTGCGCTGTATCGCTGCACCCACAGACCTGACAAGAGACGGCGACTTTCTCGCCTTTCAGCGCATCGAAGATTTATCTCAGCTGATCGAGATCGTTCAAAACCTGTAA
- a CDS encoding PorV/PorQ family protein has protein sequence MKKLTTMLLFAALTATAFGQNRPFRVGTTAANFLEMGIGSAANAMGEAQVAATRDLASIYWNPAGLAYMEKNEIQFSIQPWIADIKVSFLGAGVTVQRIGVLAIGITGMNYGRTPVTSLDMQEGTGETYAAADYAASFSYARKLAQWFAFGASAKFISSNIWHLNAKAAAMDLGVLVNTHFFAPDGDREKGLAIGMSISNYGTRMRYDGMDLLRPIDILPNQNGNYKDVEGQFRLQSWELPLILRLGVAAYPIATDTQLLTLAVDALHPNNNSESLNLGAEYAYTIPGRGRFMLRVGYRGLYMDKSEYGITFGGGAHIALLGNKLLKLDYAYKDIGLLGFTSTFTVGVTF, from the coding sequence ATGAAAAAGTTGACGACAATGCTTTTGTTCGCCGCGCTGACCGCAACGGCATTCGGCCAAAATCGGCCGTTTCGCGTCGGCACAACGGCGGCAAATTTCTTGGAGATGGGCATCGGCAGCGCCGCAAACGCCATGGGTGAAGCTCAGGTCGCGGCAACCAGGGACTTGGCCTCAATCTATTGGAATCCTGCCGGTTTGGCCTACATGGAGAAAAACGAAATTCAGTTCTCGATCCAGCCGTGGATTGCCGACATTAAGGTGAGTTTTTTGGGTGCCGGAGTAACTGTGCAGCGCATCGGCGTGTTGGCGATCGGCATTACGGGCATGAACTACGGCCGCACACCGGTGACCTCCCTGGATATGCAGGAAGGTACAGGTGAAACCTACGCCGCCGCCGACTATGCCGCATCATTTTCTTACGCCCGCAAATTGGCCCAGTGGTTTGCTTTCGGCGCTTCGGCCAAATTCATCTCCTCCAATATTTGGCATCTGAATGCCAAAGCCGCTGCCATGGATTTAGGCGTGCTGGTCAATACGCATTTTTTTGCTCCTGACGGGGACCGCGAAAAGGGATTGGCGATCGGGATGAGCATTTCCAACTATGGTACACGTATGCGCTACGACGGCATGGATCTGCTGCGCCCCATCGATATTCTGCCGAATCAAAACGGAAATTACAAGGACGTAGAGGGTCAGTTTCGGCTGCAGTCATGGGAGCTGCCGCTGATCCTGCGCCTCGGCGTTGCGGCGTATCCCATTGCCACCGACACTCAGCTGCTCACCCTTGCCGTCGATGCTCTGCATCCCAATAATAACAGTGAATCGCTCAATCTCGGTGCCGAGTATGCCTACACGATACCCGGACGCGGCCGCTTTATGCTGCGCGTCGGCTACCGTGGCCTGTATATGGATAAATCGGAATACGGTATCACCTTCGGCGGCGGCGCCCACATTGCTTTATTGGGCAACAAGCTGCTCAAGCTGGATTACGCCTACAAGGACATTGGCCTGCTCGGCTTTACGTCAACCTTTACGGTCGGCGTAACCTTTTAA